Proteins encoded by one window of Monoglobus pectinilyticus:
- a CDS encoding right-handed parallel beta-helix repeat-containing protein → MKSFIKKQMLLFVLSTVAVLFFCMSAVSALPPDSVYNISDMSTGTISQDTQIGDFSIIAATDGNTAIAVDGNKKTSTTTGIKYTKRLKLNGTGNQTNRAIKFTASEPATFMIEAASANSSAVRTGVLVNSAGETVASGEFASGLTYKKMTVPEAGDYWFYSTDSGINVYYLKLTYEVQPPDPVYDFEDLNGVVLEPMNTIYTAPKASAEGKGTQNEPMSIASAILNIAPGGTIYCSGEYQFDNCLVIGADNSGQDGKEKRIECSDDTLFNFSGEPYSNDVGTNARGVQINGSYWYIKGLEAYQAADNGFFIAGKHNTLELCVANGNRDTGIQISRRASTVTNFNDWPSDNLILNCTSFDSFDPATGENADGFAAKLTCGNNNVFDGCIAYNNCDDGWDCFTKTATGPIGSLVMRNCVAFRSGQTTDGKFTENCDGNGFKMGGTKIAVAHSLYNCIAFENANHGFTDNSNPGPITLTNCTSYNNALKGGTNKSNFDFARLPESNNSLTNCLSYAPQQICSDKFIGSMKNSVFYNKDKKIYYFYEDMPYTNWNSKEGTILPSDTMETVSNSTFVSVEVPEFGANVHKLWRNPDGSINMGNFLKVADGTTYKDRQIGADLSGDPTILPTPDPTSSPTPSAQPDVTASPSPSSEPKPEYKLLAAVNDGDMNTIDVEFDNNTSIQVEPYIVIAAYKIVEGEEILSDIFDQSYNVEANNSIIFSKAFSDSEYDIIKVFAWQNPNSMIPFDASVNIYPQTEQIIN, encoded by the coding sequence ATGAAAAGTTTTATCAAAAAACAGATGTTGCTGTTTGTATTGTCAACGGTCGCAGTATTATTTTTCTGTATGTCAGCTGTAAGCGCTCTTCCGCCCGACTCTGTTTACAACATTTCTGACATGTCAACGGGCACTATCTCTCAAGATACGCAAATCGGTGATTTTTCTATTATTGCCGCTACAGACGGAAATACTGCTATTGCTGTTGACGGAAATAAAAAAACATCAACAACTACCGGAATCAAATATACAAAAAGATTAAAACTAAACGGAACCGGAAATCAAACCAACAGAGCTATAAAATTTACAGCTTCTGAGCCTGCAACATTTATGATAGAGGCAGCGAGCGCTAACTCTTCAGCTGTCAGAACAGGCGTTTTGGTAAACTCAGCCGGAGAAACAGTCGCCTCAGGCGAATTTGCGTCGGGTCTTACCTATAAAAAAATGACTGTACCCGAAGCCGGAGATTACTGGTTTTATTCTACAGACAGCGGTATAAATGTATACTATTTAAAACTTACTTATGAAGTTCAGCCGCCCGACCCGGTCTATGATTTTGAAGACCTGAACGGCGTTGTGCTTGAACCTATGAACACTATTTACACTGCACCTAAAGCAAGTGCCGAGGGAAAAGGAACTCAAAACGAACCAATGAGCATAGCTTCCGCCATATTAAATATTGCTCCGGGAGGTACTATTTATTGCAGCGGCGAGTATCAATTTGACAACTGTTTGGTAATCGGAGCAGACAACAGCGGTCAGGACGGCAAAGAAAAACGCATAGAGTGCTCAGATGATACATTATTTAATTTTTCAGGAGAACCGTACTCCAACGACGTTGGAACAAATGCTCGAGGAGTACAGATTAACGGCAGCTACTGGTACATTAAAGGTCTTGAAGCCTATCAGGCAGCAGATAACGGCTTCTTTATTGCAGGAAAACATAATACATTGGAATTATGTGTAGCAAATGGTAACCGCGACACAGGAATCCAGATTTCACGACGGGCTTCAACTGTAACTAATTTTAATGACTGGCCCAGCGATAATCTGATATTAAACTGTACTTCTTTTGACAGTTTTGACCCTGCAACCGGAGAGAATGCTGACGGATTTGCCGCAAAACTCACCTGCGGCAATAACAACGTCTTTGACGGATGTATTGCATATAATAACTGTGATGACGGATGGGATTGTTTTACCAAAACTGCAACAGGACCAATAGGTTCATTAGTAATGAGAAATTGCGTGGCATTCAGAAGCGGTCAGACAACTGACGGAAAATTCACAGAAAATTGCGATGGGAACGGTTTTAAAATGGGCGGCACGAAAATCGCTGTTGCGCATTCTCTTTATAACTGTATTGCATTCGAAAATGCCAACCATGGATTTACAGATAATTCAAACCCGGGACCTATTACATTAACAAACTGTACTTCATACAATAACGCACTTAAAGGCGGAACAAACAAAAGCAATTTTGATTTTGCAAGACTGCCGGAATCAAATAACAGCCTCACAAATTGTTTATCCTATGCGCCGCAGCAAATTTGTTCAGATAAGTTTATTGGAAGTATGAAAAACTCTGTTTTTTATAACAAAGATAAAAAAATATACTATTTTTATGAAGATATGCCTTACACCAATTGGAATAGCAAAGAAGGCACTATTCTTCCTTCTGACACAATGGAAACCGTAAGCAACTCTACGTTTGTCTCAGTGGAAGTTCCGGAATTTGGGGCTAATGTACATAAGTTATGGAGAAATCCTGACGGAAGTATAAATATGGGTAACTTTTTAAAAGTAGCTGATGGAACAACATATAAGGACAGACAAATAGGCGCTGACCTTTCAGGCGACCCAACAATTTTGCCAACGCCTGATCCGACTTCCTCACCCACTCCATCTGCACAGCCTGACGTAACAGCTTCCCCTTCTCCATCCTCTGAGCCTAAGCCTGAATATAAACTGCTTGCAGCGGTTAATGATGGTGATATGAACACTATTGATGTTGAATTTGATAATAATACTTCAATTCAAGTTGAACCTTATATTGTAATTGCAGCTTACAAAATAGTTGAAGGCGAAGAAATATTATCCGATATATTTGACCAAAGTTATAATGTTGAAGCTAATAACTCCATTATATTTTCAAAGGCATTCTCGGATTCTGAATATGATATTATAAAAGTATTTGCGTGGCAGAA